One genomic window of Myxocyprinus asiaticus isolate MX2 ecotype Aquarium Trade chromosome 5, UBuf_Myxa_2, whole genome shotgun sequence includes the following:
- the LOC127440352 gene encoding stress-associated endoplasmic reticulum protein 1-like, giving the protein MVAKQRIRMANEKHSKNISQRGNVKSTRNNVDDKVSVGPWLLALFIFVVCGSAIFQIIQSIRMGM; this is encoded by the exons ATGGTCGCCAAACAGAGGATTCGCATGGCCAACGAGAAGCACAGCAAAAACATCAGCCAGAGAGGCAACGTCAAATCAACG AGAAACAACGTAGACGACAAAGTTTCGGTGGGACCATGGCTCCTGGCACTCTTCATCTTTGTTGTCTGCGGCTCAG CAATATTCCAGATCATTCAGAGCATTCGAATGGGTATGTAA